One genomic segment of bacterium includes these proteins:
- the rplL gene encoding 50S ribosomal protein L7/L12 → MTKEEIIEAIKKMSVLELNELVKALQEEFGVSAIPAVAAAPAAAPAGTAVAEAPPEEEEKTTFDVILKEVGEKKIQVIKVVRELTNLGLKEAKDLVESAPSKVKEGVSKQEAEEAKKKLEEQGAVVEIV, encoded by the coding sequence TTGACGAAGGAGGAAATAATTGAGGCGATAAAGAAGATGAGCGTTTTGGAGCTCAACGAGCTTGTGAAGGCGCTGCAGGAAGAGTTCGGTGTCAGTGCCATTCCCGCAGTCGCAGCTGCCCCCGCTGCTGCTCCCGCAGGAACTGCCGTTGCTGAGGCTCCTCCTGAGGAGGAAGAGAAGACCACCTTTGATGTAATCCTGAAAGAAGTTGGTGAGAAGAAGATTCAGGTCATCAAGGTGGTGAGAGAGCTTACGAATCTCGGGCTTAAGGAAGCCAAGGACCTCGTTGAATCTGCTCCCTCTAAGGTGAAAGAAGGGGTCTCAAAGCAGGAAGCCGAGGAAGCGAAGAAGAAGCTGGAGGAGCAGGGCGCCGTTGTAGAGATAGTTTAA
- a CDS encoding exo-alpha-sialidase — protein MKISLLKEDFPFQANGRFPSCHASTLAELPNGNLLCAFYAGAYEGSSDSAILASQFDEQKDNWSQARVIADTPNLPEGNPVLFLDEQNTLWLFFVTMFGKGWDTCKVKYQLSFDGGKSWEQPIILQEELGWMTRNKPIILSNGDIILPMYDERDWTSFFLISEDKGKSWFPTHKLVAQVGIIQPAVIELSAGVLLAYMRCGSEGQNIWMSRSEDWGRNWSSPKPIALPNPNSGIDAISLKDGGILLAFNNSATKRTPLTLAYSEDGENWEILIDVESEEGEFSYPCLLQTRDGYIHLTYTYRRVAIKRCVFRVD, from the coding sequence ATGAAAATCTCTCTCCTTAAAGAAGATTTTCCTTTTCAGGCTAACGGGAGGTTTCCCTCCTGCCACGCCTCAACTCTTGCGGAGCTTCCCAATGGCAATCTCCTCTGCGCTTTCTATGCGGGTGCATATGAGGGAAGCTCCGATAGTGCCATCCTCGCAAGCCAATTTGATGAACAAAAGGATAACTGGTCGCAAGCAAGGGTAATAGCCGATACGCCTAACCTCCCGGAGGGGAATCCCGTCCTCTTCCTTGACGAGCAAAATACTCTTTGGCTCTTTTTCGTAACGATGTTCGGGAAAGGATGGGATACCTGCAAGGTGAAATATCAACTCTCTTTTGATGGAGGAAAGAGCTGGGAGCAACCGATAATCCTTCAGGAAGAGCTTGGCTGGATGACCCGAAATAAACCCATAATACTCTCAAATGGGGATATAATCCTGCCAATGTATGATGAGCGGGATTGGACATCCTTTTTCCTCATATCAGAAGATAAAGGGAAAAGCTGGTTTCCCACCCATAAGCTCGTTGCACAAGTGGGGATTATCCAACCAGCTGTAATTGAGCTCTCCGCGGGTGTGCTTCTCGCCTATATGCGATGTGGTTCGGAGGGGCAAAACATTTGGATGTCCCGCTCAGAGGACTGGGGAAGAAATTGGAGTTCCCCCAAGCCAATCGCTCTCCCAAATCCCAATAGCGGCATAGACGCAATCTCCCTAAAGGATGGCGGGATACTTCTCGCCTTCAATAATTCCGCGACCAAAAGAACACCCCTTACCCTTGCATATTCAGAAGACGGAGAAAACTGGGAGATTTTAATTGATGTTGAAAGCGAGGAAGGAGAATTCTCTTATCCCTGCCTCCTCCAAACCAGGGATGGCTACATTCATCTAACCTATACATATAGGAGAGTTGCGATAAAGCGCTGCGTTTTTCGTGTGGATTAG
- a CDS encoding DUF1559 domain-containing protein — MKKGGFTLIELLVVIAIIAILAAILFPVFSRAREQARKAACTSNLKQIAQAFQMYAQDWDEHFPCTPYWKCGWAQGAINSRWYLLIFPYVKNQQIFICPSGKSAGGWDIPPGWERISYGMGKIAHCGGDWSRYEEIGNSLAEYQQPSQSILVCDSTHDGDGASRWEKIAFSGGGCGAGCNPRTENDARHSGGANIAFVDGHVKWMSAYQIRDAWNVTLFRGRWAGD, encoded by the coding sequence ATGAAAAAGGGAGGATTTACACTCATTGAGCTATTGGTCGTCATAGCTATCATCGCCATTCTGGCGGCGATTCTGTTCCCAGTGTTCTCCCGTGCAAGAGAGCAAGCTAGGAAGGCTGCTTGTACAAGCAATTTGAAGCAAATCGCTCAAGCATTCCAGATGTACGCCCAAGATTGGGACGAACATTTCCCCTGCACACCCTACTGGAAGTGTGGTTGGGCCCAAGGAGCAATAAATAGCCGATGGTATCTGCTGATTTTCCCTTATGTGAAAAATCAGCAGATATTCATTTGCCCCTCTGGGAAGTCCGCTGGCGGATGGGATATTCCACCTGGATGGGAAAGGATATCTTATGGTATGGGAAAGATAGCGCATTGCGGCGGGGACTGGAGCCGTTATGAGGAGATAGGAAACAGCCTGGCGGAATATCAGCAACCTTCCCAGAGCATTCTCGTTTGCGACTCTACTCACGATGGCGATGGGGCAAGCAGATGGGAGAAAATCGCTTTCAGCGGTGGAGGTTGCGGTGCTGGATGCAATCCCCGGACTGAAAACGATGCTCGTCACAGCGGTGGCGCCAACATAGCTTTCGTTGATGGGCATGTAAAGTGGATGAGTGCCTACCAGATTAGGGATGCTTGGAATGTCACGCTCTTCCGCGGTCGTTGGGCAGGAGATTAA
- a CDS encoding 50S ribosomal protein L10 has product MANITREKKEQIIEELYNLWLNCPGVIFTTFMGIDANSMSELRRRVREMGGRIKVAKHTLIRLTARRLFGEDFELDSLFQNSPTALVFLPPDFPTFLQGFNRLTREFEQVKIKGSIIEGHKFNAEQTIALANLPSREVLLAQVTAAIASPITSLVYTLQTILARLVWALEAIIKAKGGE; this is encoded by the coding sequence ATGGCTAACATAACGAGAGAGAAGAAGGAACAGATAATAGAAGAGCTTTATAATCTCTGGCTTAACTGCCCGGGAGTTATCTTTACTACCTTTATGGGCATTGATGCCAATAGTATGTCGGAGCTTAGGAGAAGAGTCAGGGAGATGGGAGGAAGGATAAAGGTTGCCAAGCATACCCTAATAAGGCTTACCGCAAGGAGATTGTTTGGCGAGGATTTTGAGCTCGATTCTCTCTTCCAGAACTCCCCTACAGCGCTTGTCTTCCTTCCCCCTGACTTCCCCACTTTCTTACAGGGATTCAATCGTTTAACGAGGGAATTTGAGCAAGTGAAGATAAAGGGGAGTATTATTGAGGGGCATAAGTTCAATGCAGAGCAGACCATTGCCCTTGCTAACCTTCCCTCTCGTGAGGTCCTTCTCGCCCAAGTCACAGCTGCCATTGCCTCTCCCATTACCTCTCTCGTTTATACTTTGCAAACCATACTTGCCCGCCTTGTGTGGGCATTAGAAGCGATAATAAAAGCAAAAGGAGGTGAATAA
- the dut gene encoding dUTP diphosphatase, protein MKIKIERLPYAKDIPLPSYITPHSSGMDLRSAVDCVLQKGEIKIVPCGFKIAIPPGYEGQIRARSGLSARGIIVPNAPGTIDADYRGEVKVILANIGREDFQIRRGDRIAQLVIAPVIRVELEEGMLDETERGEGGFGHSGLA, encoded by the coding sequence ATGAAAATTAAAATAGAACGCCTCCCTTACGCAAAGGATATCCCTCTTCCCTCTTACATCACCCCTCATTCCTCCGGAATGGACCTGCGTTCCGCTGTTGATTGTGTTTTACAAAAAGGCGAGATAAAGATAGTCCCCTGTGGATTTAAAATAGCAATCCCACCTGGCTATGAAGGGCAGATAAGGGCGCGGAGTGGTTTATCAGCGAGGGGGATAATCGTCCCCAATGCGCCAGGAACAATAGATGCTGATTATAGGGGAGAGGTTAAAGTTATTCTCGCTAATATAGGAAGGGAAGATTTTCAGATAAGGAGAGGGGATAGAATAGCCCAGCTTGTGATTGCCCCTGTAATTCGGGTGGAATTAGAAGAGGGAATGCTTGATGAGACGGAGAGGGGAGAGGGTGGATTTGGACACAGTGGCTTGGCATAA
- the rpoZ gene encoding DNA-directed RNA polymerase subunit omega, producing the protein MSLLFPRADKLLKKFPNVYILTLVAARRAKQLEKGAPPMITVPYLQKRFGTVEKMNEEWGTSFRSFEEVLRHKKLTIAFLEILEGLILVGRQK; encoded by the coding sequence TTGTCCTTGCTTTTCCCAAGAGCTGATAAGCTTCTGAAGAAATTCCCCAATGTCTATATTCTCACTTTAGTAGCAGCAAGAAGAGCTAAGCAGTTGGAGAAGGGAGCACCTCCAATGATAACTGTTCCCTACTTACAGAAGCGATTCGGAACGGTGGAGAAAATGAACGAAGAATGGGGGACCTCCTTCCGCTCATTTGAGGAGGTTTTGCGACATAAAAAGCTAACCATCGCCTTTCTAGAAATACTTGAGGGCTTAATTTTAGTAGGTAGGCAGAAATAG
- a CDS encoding TonB-dependent receptor yields the protein MIGVEEIPEIAVAIEVEAEKEKPAKVDEVPLEKIEKMVNLRCVPEVLKRLPGTETYYGPGLGASMPVVRGNDSKWTQVLLEGAILSPIGRPFMLNMMPLTAIESIEVIKGPAPPQYPGSTIGGLVLLKMKSGDKYPGSGAKLTLGSYDRQTYELWSGGGSEEKNYFFALNKEFYTGWEPHQKKNFTEASLKLNFSPGEKSKLAIVGTSLTGILWGLKQKGPNPAKKWLPEWTIDHRALASITYSKQVSEKSDYFLRFVPFSFSGEQKIQTYPDGPALMPWRYALWKAEYQYNLRPTSNSVWVFGLGYQKDTLRSPGQITYKDIINTYGGSIPASLWKKHDLTYNWAFVQNTFTPSEGRAYTFALRYDNADPGKTIYSPFLSAHFSLNPTSRMRLAITKNRRFADLHELYGEGVFKGNTDLRPETGWTYQLDWEKRIANSSKLDLTIYHTKLDNVIGADASTNNQYMNIGRARLRGIELRYEKEMPSGLWWASYTYLDAKDLVNNRDLVIIFRTASPKNMFKTGFSWKGNNGMSYDLELLAYGPRKTDVDKPTEVKQDPWKGVVIPTQVGGYAIVNFKIKKSVGKDGELAFSVENLFDKEYQDLLFYPAPGRWINLSYSKKF from the coding sequence ATGATAGGAGTGGAGGAGATACCGGAAATCGCCGTGGCGATTGAGGTGGAAGCGGAGAAGGAGAAACCCGCTAAGGTCGACGAGGTCCCCTTGGAAAAAATAGAGAAAATGGTCAATCTCCGCTGCGTTCCAGAGGTTCTCAAGCGTCTTCCCGGAACGGAAACTTATTATGGACCTGGTCTCGGCGCATCTATGCCCGTCGTTAGGGGAAACGATTCCAAATGGACGCAGGTTCTCCTCGAGGGAGCCATTCTTTCTCCCATCGGTAGACCATTTATGCTGAATATGATGCCCCTAACCGCGATAGAGAGCATTGAGGTAATTAAGGGACCTGCTCCTCCCCAATATCCAGGCTCAACTATAGGTGGATTGGTCCTCCTAAAGATGAAGAGCGGAGATAAATATCCCGGTTCGGGAGCGAAGTTAACCCTTGGCTCATATGATAGGCAGACATATGAGCTGTGGAGCGGTGGAGGAAGCGAGGAAAAAAACTATTTCTTTGCTCTAAACAAGGAATTCTATACCGGATGGGAACCCCATCAGAAAAAGAACTTCACCGAAGCGTCTTTAAAGCTGAATTTCTCGCCTGGGGAGAAATCCAAGCTCGCAATAGTGGGGACATCTCTAACGGGCATCCTTTGGGGATTGAAGCAGAAGGGTCCCAATCCCGCTAAGAAGTGGCTTCCCGAGTGGACGATAGACCATAGGGCGCTTGCCTCAATCACTTACAGCAAACAAGTTAGCGAGAAATCAGATTATTTCCTGAGGTTTGTCCCCTTCTCATTTTCAGGCGAGCAGAAGATACAAACTTACCCCGATGGACCTGCCCTTATGCCTTGGCGATATGCTCTATGGAAAGCAGAGTATCAATATAACCTTCGCCCCACTTCCAATTCAGTCTGGGTGTTTGGTCTAGGCTACCAGAAAGATACTTTAAGGTCTCCCGGGCAAATTACCTATAAAGACATTATCAACACATACGGAGGTAGCATCCCTGCTTCCCTTTGGAAGAAGCATGACCTCACCTATAATTGGGCTTTCGTTCAGAATACCTTTACCCCCTCTGAGGGAAGGGCTTATACTTTCGCTCTTCGCTACGACAATGCCGACCCTGGCAAGACGATATATTCTCCCTTCCTCAGCGCCCACTTCTCGCTTAACCCAACAAGCAGGATGAGGTTAGCTATAACAAAAAATAGGAGATTCGCTGACCTCCACGAGCTTTATGGAGAGGGGGTATTCAAGGGTAATACAGACCTTAGACCGGAAACGGGATGGACATACCAGCTCGATTGGGAAAAAAGAATAGCGAATTCCTCCAAGCTTGACCTCACTATTTATCACACCAAGCTTGATAATGTGATAGGTGCCGACGCAAGCACGAATAACCAATATATGAATATTGGCAGGGCGAGGTTAAGGGGCATTGAACTGCGATATGAAAAGGAGATGCCCAGCGGGCTTTGGTGGGCGAGCTATACTTATCTTGATGCGAAGGACCTCGTGAACAATAGGGACTTGGTGATTATTTTCCGAACTGCCTCTCCTAAAAATATGTTTAAAACGGGGTTCAGCTGGAAGGGCAATAACGGGATGAGCTACGATTTAGAGCTATTAGCCTATGGACCGAGGAAGACCGATGTTGATAAGCCCACAGAAGTTAAACAGGACCCTTGGAAAGGCGTAGTGATTCCAACGCAGGTCGGTGGCTATGCTATAGTCAATTTCAAGATAAAGAAAAGCGTGGGGAAGGATGGAGAGCTTGCTTTCTCCGTTGAGAATCTGTTTGACAAGGAATACCAAGACCTTCTCTTCTATCCAGCTCCCGGCAGATGGATAAACTTAAGCTACAGCAAGAAATTCTAA
- a CDS encoding glycosyltransferase family 2 protein — protein MDLSFLTIPATIFMLAISFTWLFILLSSLAYKRATNKNSPSYSPLISILIPAHNEERVISDILSDFLKQTYTKFQLVVICHNCSDRTFEVASLFKDERLKVIELKTKEAGKALALNEGLKHCKGEIIVQMDADNRVPPHFLQRIIGYFSNEKIQAIQARLLTKNANFNLLTKCQQLEYDLFGMPFWEGRMALGLSCTIGGTGVVIRRKILEEVGGWENELIEDFDLYCKLTQRGIKVVYAPDVECYDEKPPYWSSLIIQRARWIKGHFKILRKRMFQPFPLFDIIYMLSPFFYFPWYLCALITALYYPFQKLGLGITFWFPSVYLWLISLIAMYTFFVYRAIRQKELKDILYLPAFFLFSFHWLISFLRSFTIRSWAETKTPHGFITR, from the coding sequence ATGGACCTGTCCTTCCTAACTATTCCCGCCACAATCTTTATGCTCGCCATCTCCTTCACCTGGCTCTTCATCCTGCTTTCCAGCCTTGCTTATAAAAGAGCAACAAACAAAAATTCACCCTCCTACTCCCCGCTCATCTCAATCCTCATCCCCGCCCACAACGAAGAACGAGTCATCTCAGATATTTTGAGCGATTTTCTTAAACAAACTTATACAAAATTTCAATTAGTCGTCATCTGCCATAATTGCTCAGATAGAACTTTTGAGGTCGCAAGTTTATTTAAAGATGAACGCCTAAAGGTCATAGAGCTAAAGACAAAAGAAGCAGGGAAGGCGCTCGCTTTAAATGAGGGATTAAAGCATTGCAAGGGAGAGATAATCGTCCAAATGGATGCTGATAACAGGGTCCCACCTCACTTCCTTCAAAGAATCATCGGCTATTTCTCCAACGAGAAAATCCAAGCTATCCAAGCGAGGTTGCTGACGAAGAACGCTAATTTCAACCTCTTAACGAAATGTCAGCAATTAGAGTACGACCTCTTCGGCATGCCCTTCTGGGAAGGGAGGATGGCGCTCGGGCTTTCCTGCACAATAGGAGGGACAGGGGTGGTCATAAGAAGGAAAATTTTGGAGGAAGTTGGCGGATGGGAAAACGAGCTGATAGAGGACTTCGACCTTTACTGTAAGTTAACTCAAAGAGGGATTAAGGTCGTATATGCACCTGATGTTGAATGCTACGATGAGAAGCCTCCTTATTGGTCATCCCTGATAATCCAGCGAGCTCGGTGGATTAAAGGACACTTCAAAATTTTGAGAAAACGAATGTTTCAACCCTTCCCCCTCTTTGATATTATATATATGCTCTCTCCCTTCTTTTACTTTCCCTGGTATCTCTGCGCCCTTATCACCGCCCTTTATTACCCCTTCCAAAAACTCGGCTTGGGAATAACATTCTGGTTTCCCTCCGTTTATCTCTGGCTCATCTCTTTAATAGCGATGTATACATTTTTTGTTTACAGAGCGATTCGCCAGAAAGAGCTAAAGGATATCCTTTATCTTCCCGCTTTCTTCCTTTTCTCTTTTCACTGGCTGATATCCTTCCTTCGCTCCTTCACGATAAGGAGCTGGGCGGAAACGAAAACGCCTCACGGCTTTATCACCAGATGA
- a CDS encoding DUF1566 domain-containing protein — translation MNKFLSRFALSFCVSFFLFTSFPLSSKSSSLTYPIVDTAQDKCFNEWFEIYCPKKGEPFFGQDAQYIGNQPRYKDNSDGTITDLVTGLMWQKDPGEKKTYEEAVKGAKECRTGGYKDWRLPSIKELYSLILFSGTDPNPLTKDTFQLKPFLDTRYFVFRYGDPSKGERIIDAQYVSSTTYVGRIMWGEEGVFGVNFADGRIKCYPKKMKFFVRYVRGNPKYGKNRFIDNGDGTVTDLATGLMWQKKDSGRGMTWEEALSYAENLKLAGYDDWRLPNAKELQSIVDYTRSPDTTNSPAIEPFFECTKIINERGEVDYPYYWTSTTHMRVGSGGSAVYIAFGRGLGWMWNPFLNSYELLDVHGAGCQRSDPKKGDPSAYPFGKGPQGDVVRIKNLVRCVRGGAKLKH, via the coding sequence ATGAACAAATTTCTATCCCGATTCGCTCTCAGTTTCTGTGTCTCCTTTTTCCTCTTCACATCCTTTCCCCTTTCATCCAAAAGCTCTTCTCTAACATATCCAATCGTTGATACCGCGCAGGATAAATGCTTCAACGAATGGTTTGAGATTTATTGCCCAAAGAAAGGCGAGCCATTTTTTGGTCAAGATGCTCAATACATCGGCAATCAACCTCGCTACAAGGACAACAGCGATGGCACGATAACCGACCTCGTCACTGGTCTAATGTGGCAGAAAGACCCAGGGGAGAAGAAAACCTATGAAGAGGCGGTTAAAGGAGCAAAGGAATGCCGAACGGGAGGTTACAAAGATTGGAGGCTTCCCTCTATAAAGGAACTCTATTCCCTCATTCTCTTCTCCGGAACCGACCCCAACCCTCTTACCAAAGATACCTTCCAATTGAAGCCATTCTTAGATACGAGATATTTCGTCTTTCGTTATGGTGACCCAAGCAAGGGTGAGCGGATAATAGACGCTCAATATGTGAGTAGCACAACATATGTTGGGAGGATTATGTGGGGAGAGGAGGGGGTATTCGGCGTCAACTTCGCCGATGGGAGAATAAAATGCTATCCAAAGAAGATGAAATTCTTCGTCCGTTATGTGAGAGGAAACCCCAAATACGGAAAGAATCGCTTTATTGACAATGGAGACGGGACAGTTACGGACTTAGCGACGGGTTTGATGTGGCAGAAAAAGGATAGCGGTAGAGGGATGACATGGGAGGAAGCCCTTTCCTATGCGGAGAATTTGAAGTTAGCCGGCTACGATGATTGGCGTCTCCCGAATGCCAAGGAGCTACAAAGCATAGTTGACTACACCCGCTCTCCCGATACGACCAATTCTCCAGCAATTGAACCCTTCTTTGAATGCACGAAGATAATCAATGAAAGAGGGGAAGTAGATTACCCCTATTATTGGACGAGCACGACCCATATGAGAGTTGGTTCAGGTGGAAGCGCGGTATATATAGCTTTTGGGAGGGGACTGGGCTGGATGTGGAATCCCTTTTTAAATAGCTATGAGCTTTTAGATGTCCATGGAGCGGGATGTCAGAGGAGCGACCCAAAGAAAGGCGACCCATCCGCTTATCCATTTGGGAAAGGACCTCAGGGAGATGTAGTTCGCATAAAGAACCTCGTCCGCTGCGTGCGTGGCGGTGCGAAGTTGAAGCATTAA